One stretch of Fibrobacter sp. UBA4297 DNA includes these proteins:
- a CDS encoding fibro-slime domain-containing protein: MRCKHIVSSLFFVLLCATVSSMAADYSFRIQNGTTIYSGEKLYVSIERRGSSTKCVELSSYGDGTSFYTKQSLNNSQNPKFTFYATRNCKGEALATISPLSNSENIEQPVQNNLIISFSDFGVIQVNSPEPITAPGKAPTTQPGNDTPTTQPGNDNPTTPDRPTQAKRKTIRFFAPWTNTSAVLYIAGGDSSKMTTVKNYCGWFEARIVPPSGSLQVYFKQTIGNEYVTDNHFSTKILPIAQSTLLSLDSAVAEADTVWVKAGKEIGMPTTVYTKYPGILGDCPTKTLPVMMFDWLHGTKGDGDGVGKNGDPANGVSADFGSGGCGGSNAKDEKNRGYMRGMVQETLGANGVPVPSINFPENCKITTHLDKWFLPEIIAQKNGKQYSNATCRSIELQLQDDGLWLGQKDGNSPEGGLFLLDDFQYLDAEQTVLNPYFDNISGHNKRHNYGFTMKIQATFEYVPGQYFEFLGDDDVWVFINNRLVVDIGGQHSQVSGAVDLDTLGLTEGFNYPFHIFYAERHTSSSNFMMRTSIDLKTEASLFYQDLSANGVLDFQIYQIIREQALSCDFSGTTIKDTVDAPSNFTLIGSGAYAEGVPLDSIGVWFGGITIKPGYTGFTINTDLIRTMRTLPPGTYQLRFSLQKDESQYDEITFVIDQYDSPEIFFARVDAQNKWSVIPKGMDGAVDGSVDTLGKWVNTRYPVNVTLEDWATFDDMVYIATNNPAVIPCDENGNAITAITLKNGKATFYVKATTPVINSKIVVTSADETQQAVWKNISFMEPPVPQVVFASFFDRDGDGRGDSVFAKLSKPIGTLNQLFVHMDSIQLEFGEVFPTIVNGFVANDFDSSLAITADGGFGTVPFTGGAESVYSGKLTPFWKYTEGGVPTTISLTSDVTDSIGPVITAADISYSDDGSTVLQLTFSEGLDCENEADANYFTYFFKQTELERNDIVPDILVKQSKSKWKLIFRSSSNDKDNIPVMGDSIKLVPNVHTDLLHRSTDPRNPFVRISGEQRVVVTSAPVVTIGESDSSRAIIASPTPTVPKLVQEDKPMTAKEVAQSYGSQGHYLGDLSISSLVKDEVTNLQSAVKNFNAKSIENGGPHLEEVLIQVQAGKMNIDQANRTYHLGDEIVNAYKSEVIKANDVTGIANGNASVIDKVTKELAAKTTLEYQTQYFTSLGIFVNSNSGSFSCTDKFYNGNCLDSNNDGKIFLAWNMKSKNGRLVGTGVYIARLTYKIRTGNRVIVDRTQDFLWGVRHGKTKGFEIDLNH, from the coding sequence ATGCGGTGTAAGCATATTGTCTCCAGTTTATTTTTCGTACTCTTATGCGCCACGGTTTCGTCGATGGCCGCCGACTACTCATTTCGTATCCAAAATGGAACAACCATATATAGTGGTGAAAAACTTTATGTTTCCATCGAAAGAAGGGGGAGTTCAACAAAATGTGTTGAGCTTTCGAGCTACGGCGACGGCACATCGTTCTATACCAAGCAATCCCTAAACAATTCACAAAACCCTAAATTCACTTTTTACGCAACCCGCAACTGCAAGGGTGAAGCCTTAGCCACCATTTCGCCACTTTCCAATAGCGAAAACATAGAACAGCCGGTTCAAAACAACCTGATTATCAGTTTTTCGGATTTTGGCGTCATACAGGTCAATAGCCCGGAACCCATTACAGCACCGGGAAAGGCTCCGACAACGCAGCCAGGGAACGACACACCGACAACCCAGCCTGGAAACGACAACCCGACAACCCCCGACAGACCCACACAAGCCAAAAGAAAAACAATCCGCTTCTTTGCTCCCTGGACAAACACGTCCGCCGTCCTTTACATCGCTGGTGGCGACTCCTCCAAGATGACTACCGTCAAAAACTACTGCGGCTGGTTTGAAGCAAGAATTGTCCCGCCTAGCGGTTCCCTGCAAGTCTACTTCAAGCAGACCATCGGAAATGAATACGTAACTGACAACCATTTCTCAACAAAAATCCTCCCGATTGCCCAAAGCACCCTGCTTTCGCTTGATTCTGCTGTAGCCGAAGCCGATACGGTCTGGGTCAAGGCAGGCAAAGAGATTGGCATGCCGACAACTGTCTACACGAAATATCCAGGCATCTTGGGCGACTGCCCCACGAAAACGCTCCCAGTGATGATGTTCGACTGGCTCCACGGCACCAAGGGCGATGGTGACGGCGTCGGCAAAAACGGCGACCCGGCAAACGGCGTGAGTGCAGACTTCGGTTCTGGCGGTTGTGGCGGAAGCAACGCAAAGGACGAAAAGAACAGGGGCTACATGAGGGGCATGGTCCAGGAAACCCTGGGTGCAAACGGAGTGCCGGTCCCATCCATTAACTTCCCTGAAAACTGCAAAATTACGACCCATCTCGACAAGTGGTTCCTGCCCGAAATTATCGCCCAGAAAAACGGCAAGCAGTATTCCAACGCCACCTGCCGCTCCATCGAATTGCAGCTCCAGGATGACGGTCTCTGGCTTGGCCAAAAGGACGGCAACAGCCCTGAAGGCGGACTTTTCTTGCTGGACGACTTCCAGTACCTCGATGCCGAACAGACTGTGCTGAACCCCTACTTTGACAACATCTCCGGCCACAACAAGAGGCACAACTACGGTTTCACCATGAAAATCCAGGCGACGTTCGAATACGTCCCGGGGCAATACTTCGAGTTCCTTGGCGATGACGACGTCTGGGTGTTCATCAACAACCGCCTGGTCGTGGATATCGGCGGCCAGCATTCGCAGGTCTCGGGCGCTGTGGACTTGGATACGCTTGGGCTTACCGAAGGCTTCAACTACCCATTCCACATTTTCTACGCAGAACGCCATACTTCATCTTCAAACTTCATGATGAGAACATCCATCGACTTAAAGACCGAGGCTAGCCTGTTCTACCAGGACCTTTCGGCAAACGGAGTTCTCGACTTCCAGATTTACCAGATTATCCGCGAGCAGGCACTCTCCTGCGACTTCTCCGGCACGACCATCAAGGACACTGTTGACGCGCCCTCGAACTTCACCTTGATCGGTAGCGGCGCCTACGCAGAAGGCGTCCCGCTTGACAGCATCGGCGTCTGGTTCGGCGGCATCACCATCAAGCCGGGCTACACTGGGTTTACCATCAACACCGACTTGATAAGGACCATGCGCACGCTCCCGCCTGGAACGTACCAGCTGCGTTTCTCGTTGCAAAAAGATGAATCCCAGTACGACGAAATCACTTTTGTCATTGACCAGTACGACTCGCCCGAAATCTTCTTCGCCCGCGTAGACGCACAAAATAAGTGGTCAGTCATCCCCAAGGGCATGGACGGCGCCGTAGATGGCTCAGTCGACACGCTCGGCAAGTGGGTGAACACGCGCTACCCCGTGAATGTCACTCTCGAGGATTGGGCCACCTTTGACGACATGGTCTACATTGCAACAAACAACCCGGCAGTCATCCCCTGCGACGAAAACGGGAACGCCATTACGGCCATTACGCTCAAGAACGGCAAGGCGACATTCTACGTGAAGGCGACCACCCCGGTCATCAACTCTAAGATTGTCGTGACAAGCGCCGACGAAACACAGCAAGCGGTATGGAAAAACATTTCGTTCATGGAACCGCCTGTCCCGCAAGTCGTTTTTGCAAGTTTCTTCGACAGGGATGGTGACGGACGCGGCGACAGCGTCTTCGCCAAGCTCTCAAAGCCAATCGGCACGCTCAACCAGCTGTTTGTGCACATGGATTCCATCCAGTTGGAATTTGGCGAAGTATTCCCGACGATAGTCAACGGATTTGTAGCAAACGACTTTGACAGTTCTCTTGCAATCACCGCAGACGGCGGATTTGGAACAGTCCCCTTCACCGGCGGCGCAGAATCAGTCTATAGCGGAAAATTGACGCCGTTCTGGAAATATACGGAAGGCGGAGTCCCAACGACCATCAGCCTCACAAGCGATGTAACCGACTCGATTGGCCCCGTGATTACAGCAGCGGACATCTCTTACAGCGACGACGGTTCGACCGTGCTGCAGCTGACATTTAGTGAAGGTCTGGACTGCGAAAACGAAGCCGACGCCAACTACTTTACATATTTCTTCAAGCAGACTGAGCTCGAAAGGAACGATATCGTCCCGGATATTCTCGTCAAGCAGTCAAAATCCAAATGGAAACTCATTTTCAGAAGTTCCAGCAACGACAAGGACAATATTCCGGTCATGGGCGATTCCATCAAGCTTGTCCCGAATGTCCATACAGACTTGCTCCACAGAAGCACCGATCCGAGAAATCCGTTCGTCCGCATCTCCGGCGAGCAGAGAGTGGTTGTCACTAGCGCCCCGGTCGTGACTATCGGCGAATCCGATTCTTCAAGAGCGATTATCGCAAGCCCGACGCCAACGGTTCCGAAGCTCGTGCAGGAAGACAAACCGATGACAGCAAAGGAAGTCGCGCAGTCTTACGGTTCGCAGGGGCATTACCTTGGCGACTTGAGCATTTCAAGCCTCGTGAAAGACGAAGTCACAAACCTCCAGTCCGCAGTCAAGAATTTCAATGCCAAGAGCATTGAAAACGGCGGCCCGCATCTCGAAGAAGTTCTCATCCAGGTGCAGGCCGGAAAAATGAATATTGACCAGGCGAACAGGACTTACCATCTCGGCGATGAAATTGTAAACGCTTACAAGAGCGAAGTAATCAAAGCAAATGACGTGACCGGTATCGCGAACGGCAACGCATCCGTTATCGACAAGGTTACCAAGGAACTCGCCGCAAAGACGACGCTTGAATACCAGACCCAGTACTTCACAAGCCT
- a CDS encoding fibro-slime domain-containing protein, which produces MRISGLFYRVLVCLAIFSAYAFAQTVAVAHIIYEGNVLYYADNESNFVYKAVEKNSDGTFTIEFTNERLANGKKDVRRLQFGVGCNGNTCHTDLSPNNKPLLGELFPGYKDNVTDAANIVKQVVWIVINDDKTLTISDTKPVVAVKPKKHIRFLPPWTNTNAIMYLNDTENYMSPVASPYCGWFESKVSKPSVSANVYFKQTIGTTYISADGSTEDLATIAPINLDSALALSDTIWIVAYQYGTPEVHTAYPGVLGECLPKILPVMMFDWYDGSMNSDGSKNGLNYGDGGAGRTGFDMRGVPMFGTGTSEDFGQGGCEGSPMTGMVEKQLGPNGVPVMAKNFPGGCKNSTHLNSWFLPEVLYSDGVNSYTNVTCRDLELTLTDDGFWLGQKDDESPERGLFLLDDFRWLDSAHTIENPHYDSISGGSDAPGYHNYGFAMKIQAEFVYVKGQYFEFNGDDDVWVFINNKLVVDIGGQHRKVKKSVNLDDLGLTPGETYPFHIFYAERKRTQSNFMMRTSIDLKVESSMLLTDHSVDSTLIKKEVWQNIREKTLACDFSANSETKRTERGPSNFSLFGKSLPMTGVALSKLDTAYYNGITISNDFTMLTINTTTISRTQALPPGTYYVRVALKNNPKEYKDVYFTIPPTELPNIAFADIIDSSYCFADVVTKDTLCLDKFWKPLGNIASRNVDSDTLPINLNKKEKLWAGRIYPINVSYVEEWASSYSGIAVQVSTSDPKLIPCDSLGNPLPNNEFMLIEGKNTFFVKATGAINHGSITISTAAAKNKSAAWTNINIAEPPVPQIETAFIYDRNGDGRGDSVWVSFNKPLGGNSVLNAISFTFGLTHYETANIRYAEGDRVLSIVADGDGFGPAISTGGSLEPYSGKITALYTYTNPEDHSVSNFSVDGLLGDGIGPVIMAAEISYTSDGRTALTITFSEGLTAQNASSSLFSFRSYGSGTFSTFVQEADYIVTSPANRWKLFFSRKSTTDIIPVVGDTIRIKPPSESGLSLDLAGIPAHDLNPWVRITGEQRITVTSPPVVTMDKDSPNFEKTKEIVRSDSATVPILVTSDKPLTATQVGEIYGTQGHYLGDMNMSELVENEISEIVKVVKAGSVFTDKEAVKSGSQSTSVTLETIIAMMDRKEISPKEAKERFGVSDVIANAYNNGLLSKDNLNNYMHGTEDDVKTIAESMADRTELSYKTTYYSSLGHFVNSDEGNIACNDNIFKKDGAKNCLGNDGHLYLAWNMRSKKGRLAGTGVYIARLEIRLIVNGKRITKRTQDFLWGFRHGKLSIADFDL; this is translated from the coding sequence ATGAGGATCAGTGGACTTTTTTACAGGGTTTTGGTGTGTTTGGCGATTTTCAGTGCCTACGCATTTGCGCAGACGGTTGCTGTCGCACACATCATTTACGAGGGCAACGTCTTGTACTATGCCGACAACGAAAGCAATTTCGTGTACAAGGCCGTTGAGAAAAATTCCGATGGCACTTTCACCATCGAATTCACAAACGAGCGCCTTGCTAATGGCAAGAAAGACGTCCGTAGGCTACAGTTTGGAGTAGGCTGTAACGGTAACACATGCCACACGGACCTGAGCCCAAACAACAAGCCGCTTTTGGGAGAGTTATTCCCGGGCTACAAGGATAACGTCACAGACGCAGCAAACATCGTAAAGCAGGTCGTCTGGATCGTCATCAACGACGACAAGACGTTGACGATTTCCGACACTAAACCGGTGGTCGCAGTCAAGCCCAAGAAACACATCCGCTTTTTGCCCCCATGGACCAACACGAACGCCATCATGTACTTGAACGACACCGAGAACTACATGAGTCCGGTGGCGTCCCCGTACTGCGGTTGGTTCGAGAGCAAGGTCAGCAAGCCTTCAGTCAGCGCAAACGTCTATTTCAAGCAGACGATTGGTACAACGTATATCAGTGCAGATGGCTCTACCGAGGATTTGGCGACAATCGCGCCGATTAACCTGGATTCGGCACTCGCCTTGAGCGACACCATCTGGATTGTCGCCTACCAGTACGGAACGCCAGAAGTCCACACGGCTTATCCGGGAGTTCTCGGCGAATGCCTCCCGAAGATTCTCCCCGTGATGATGTTCGACTGGTATGACGGCTCGATGAATTCTGACGGTTCCAAGAACGGGCTCAACTACGGCGATGGCGGCGCAGGCCGCACGGGCTTTGACATGCGCGGCGTCCCGATGTTCGGTACCGGCACAAGCGAAGACTTTGGCCAAGGCGGTTGCGAAGGCTCCCCGATGACAGGCATGGTCGAAAAGCAGCTCGGCCCAAACGGCGTCCCCGTGATGGCTAAGAACTTCCCCGGCGGATGCAAGAACTCCACTCATTTGAACAGCTGGTTCCTCCCCGAAGTGCTTTACAGCGATGGCGTGAACTCCTATACAAACGTCACCTGCCGCGACCTCGAACTCACGCTTACCGATGACGGTTTCTGGCTCGGACAGAAAGACGACGAAAGTCCCGAACGCGGACTGTTCCTGCTCGACGACTTCCGCTGGCTCGACAGCGCCCACACCATCGAAAACCCGCATTACGATTCCATCAGCGGCGGAAGCGACGCACCGGGCTACCACAACTACGGATTCGCGATGAAAATCCAGGCTGAATTCGTTTATGTGAAAGGACAGTACTTTGAATTCAATGGCGACGACGACGTATGGGTGTTCATTAACAACAAACTTGTAGTCGATATTGGCGGCCAGCATAGAAAGGTCAAGAAGTCCGTAAACCTGGACGATCTCGGACTCACGCCGGGCGAGACTTATCCGTTCCATATTTTCTACGCCGAACGCAAGCGCACGCAGTCGAACTTCATGATGAGAACCTCCATCGATCTCAAAGTGGAATCCAGCATGTTGCTCACGGACCACTCTGTAGATTCCACCCTCATCAAGAAGGAAGTGTGGCAGAACATCCGCGAAAAGACGCTCGCCTGCGACTTTTCAGCAAACTCCGAGACCAAGCGCACGGAACGCGGTCCATCCAACTTCTCGCTATTCGGGAAAAGTCTCCCAATGACAGGAGTTGCGTTAAGCAAGCTCGACACCGCCTACTACAACGGCATCACGATTTCGAACGATTTCACGATGCTCACCATCAACACGACAACGATTTCACGCACGCAGGCATTGCCGCCGGGAACATACTATGTACGTGTGGCGCTCAAGAACAACCCGAAGGAATATAAGGACGTCTACTTCACCATCCCGCCGACGGAACTTCCGAACATCGCATTTGCAGACATCATCGACTCAAGCTACTGCTTCGCAGACGTAGTCACCAAAGACACGCTCTGCCTCGACAAGTTCTGGAAGCCGCTCGGAAACATTGCCAGCCGCAATGTCGATAGCGACACGCTCCCCATCAACCTGAACAAGAAAGAAAAGCTCTGGGCAGGCCGCATCTACCCCATCAACGTCTCCTACGTCGAGGAATGGGCGTCAAGCTATAGCGGCATCGCCGTGCAAGTCTCCACGAGCGATCCGAAACTCATCCCATGCGATTCTCTAGGCAACCCGTTACCGAATAACGAGTTCATGCTCATCGAAGGCAAGAACACGTTCTTTGTCAAGGCAACAGGCGCCATTAACCATGGTTCAATAACGATTTCTACGGCAGCCGCAAAGAACAAGAGCGCCGCATGGACAAACATCAACATCGCAGAACCGCCCGTTCCACAGATTGAAACCGCATTCATCTACGACAGGAATGGCGATGGCCGCGGTGACAGCGTCTGGGTGAGCTTCAACAAGCCGCTCGGCGGCAATAGCGTGCTCAACGCCATCTCTTTCACGTTCGGGCTTACGCATTACGAGACCGCAAACATCCGCTACGCCGAAGGCGACCGCGTACTTTCAATAGTCGCAGATGGGGACGGATTCGGGCCCGCCATCTCTACCGGCGGCTCACTGGAACCCTACTCCGGAAAGATTACCGCCCTTTACACTTACACAAACCCCGAAGACCATTCCGTTTCTAACTTCTCCGTAGACGGCCTGCTCGGCGATGGAATTGGTCCTGTCATCATGGCCGCCGAAATCTCATACACCTCAGACGGAAGGACTGCGCTCACAATCACATTCAGCGAAGGCCTCACCGCGCAGAACGCAAGTTCAAGCTTGTTCAGCTTCCGCAGCTATGGCAGCGGCACATTCTCCACCTTCGTGCAGGAAGCGGACTATATCGTCACTTCGCCGGCAAACCGCTGGAAGCTCTTCTTCTCGAGAAAGTCCACTACAGACATCATCCCTGTCGTTGGCGACACCATCCGCATCAAGCCTCCCTCCGAAAGCGGCCTCTCGCTTGACCTTGCAGGGATCCCGGCCCACGACCTGAACCCGTGGGTACGCATCACGGGTGAACAGCGCATCACCGTGACAAGCCCTCCGGTTGTCACGATGGACAAGGACTCGCCAAACTTCGAAAAGACCAAGGAAATCGTCCGTAGCGATTCTGCGACCGTCCCGATACTCGTCACGAGCGACAAGCCACTCACGGCAACGCAAGTGGGCGAAATTTACGGTACCCAGGGCCACTATCTCGGCGATATGAACATGTCTGAACTTGTCGAAAACGAAATCAGCGAAATCGTGAAGGTCGTAAAGGCTGGTTCCGTATTCACCGACAAAGAGGCTGTCAAGAGCGGAAGCCAATCGACATCCGTCACGCTCGAGACCATCATCGCCATGATGGACCGCAAGGAAATTTCCCCCAAGGAAGCCAAGGAGAGGTTTGGCGTAAGCGATGTGATTGCCAACGCCTACAACAACGGCCTATTATCCAAGGACAACCTGAACAACTACATGCACGGCACCGAAGACGATGTCAAGACGATTGCCGAATCCATGGCCGACAGGACCGAGCTCAGCTACAAGACAACCTACTACTCGAGCCTCGGGCACTTCGTCAATAGCGACGAAGGCAACATCGCCTGCAACGACAACATCTTCAAGAAGGACGGCGCCAAGAACTGCCTCGGAAACGACGGGCACCTCTACCTCGCCTGGAACATGAGGTCCAAGAAAGGCCGCCTCGCCGGCACAGGAGTCTACATCGCCCGCCTCGAAATCCGCCTTATCGTGAACGGCAAGAGGATAACGAAACGCACGCAGGACTTCCTTTGGGGATTCCGTCATGGGAAGCTCTCCATCGCCGATTTCGACCTGTAA